Proteins encoded in a region of the Zea mays cultivar B73 chromosome 4, Zm-B73-REFERENCE-NAM-5.0, whole genome shotgun sequence genome:
- the LOC100281418 gene encoding PR5-like receptor kinase precursor produces the protein MGARRSSTWPHHLPLLFFLVLVNTSHTTTINITNRCPYTVWPAATPVGGGMQLEPGKSWVLQVPGNTQSGLVWARTGCSFDGHGNMSCETGDCGGVLACASSGQPPFTRAEFSLGGLNNTDFFDMNLIGGFNVPMDFLPVPSNGSSGCSRGPRCPADITSQCPGELKVPGGCRGACQHCNGSTVNSNTVFYVRMCPDAYSYSLDQGPIMYVCPSGTDYQIIFCPPVDLVSLSPPPITPLSPPPTPTSPTANGTSSITSSSKSKNRSLFGFVLGGSLAGFIFIASLALFFILHRRRLQRRQEMQEEEEAEFGRLPGMPRRFTFEQLQDATDQFREKLGEGGFGSVFKGRFGEEAIAVKRLDRSGQGKREFLAEVQTIGSIHHINLVRVIGFCAEKTHRLLVYEYMPKGSLDQWTFHRQGDDETPRLHWQTRRKIIAHIAKGLSYLHEECMKRVAHLDVKPQNILLDDNFDAKLSDFGLCKLIDREKSQVVTRMRGTPGYLAPEWLTSHITEKADVYSFGVVVMEIVSGRKNLDTSRSEKSIHLITLLEENLKNDRLVDLIDMCSSSDSQAQEQEAIQMIKLAMWCLQIDCKRRPKMSEVVKVLEGTISAETDIDHNFVVTHRPSFDAPGIAGMSAAPLASEVSGPR, from the coding sequence ATGGGAGCGAGGCGTAGTAGCACTTGGCCGCACCACCTCCCGCTGCTGTTCTTCCTCGTCCTCGTCAATACCAGCCATACTACCACCATCAACATCACCAACCGATGCCCCTACACAGTGTGGCCGGCCGCCACACCAGTGGGCGGCGGCATGCAACTGGAGCCAGGGAAGTCTTGGGTGCTTCAAGTGCCTGGTAACACCCAAAGTGGCCTCGTGTGGGCGCGCACGGGCTGTTCATTCGACGGCCACGGCAACATGTCCTGTGAGACGGGTGACTGCGGCGGCGTGCTGGCATGCGCGAGCAGCGGCCAGCCGCCCTTCACGCGTGCAGAATTCAGCCTGGGTGGCCTAAACAACACGGATTTCTTCGACATGAACCTCATCGGTGGCTTCAATGTGCCCATGGACTTCCTGCCGGTGCCATCCAATGGATCGTCAGGGTGCAGCAGGGGGCCTCGCTGCCCAGCCGACATCACGTCGCAGTGCCCCGGTGAGCTCAAGGTGCCAGGGGGTTGCCGCGGCGCCTGCCAGCACTGCAACGGCAGCACGGTAAACAGTAACACGGTGTTCTATGTGCGGATGTGCCCCGATGCCTACAGCTACTCGCTGGATCAAGGGCCCATCATGTATGTGTGTCCGTCAGGAACAGACTACCAGATCATTTTCTGCCCCCCAGTCGACCTTGTGTCATTGTCTCCCCCTCCAATTACACCATTGTCTCCCCCTCCAACACCAACTTCACCTACTGCGAATGGAACAAGCAGCATCACATCCTCATCAAAATCCAAGAACCGAAGCTTATTTGGTTTTGTTCTAGGTGGTTCTTTAGCTGGCTTCATTTTTATCGCATCATTGGCCCTTTTCTTTATCTTGCATAGACGACGATTGCAGCGACGCCAAGAGATGCAGGAAGAGGAGGAAGCAGAGTTTGGGAGGCTACCAGGGATGCCCAGAAGGTTCACATTTGAGCAGCTACAAGATGCAACTGATCAGTTCAGAGAGAAGCTCGGGGAAGGAGGATTCGGGTCCGTTTTCAAAGGACGTTTTGGTGAGGAAGCAATCGCCGTGAAACGCTTGGATAGATCTGGTCAGGGAAAGAGGGAATTTTTGGCGGAGGTCCAGACCATCGGCAGCATTCACCACATCAATCTGGTGAGGGTAATCGGTTTCTGCGCAGAGAAAACGCACAGGCTCCTGGTTTATGAGTACATGCCCAAAGGATCACTGGACCAGTGGACCTTTCACCGGCAGGGTGATGACGAAACTCCTCGCCTGCACTGGCAAACGCGACGCAAGATTATTGCTCATATAGCAAAGGGCCTCTCCTATCTTCACGAGGAGTGCATGAAGAGAGTTGCTCACTTGGATGTGAAACCACAAAACATCCTCTTAGATGACAACTTCGATGCTAAACTCTCTGATTTTGGACTCTGCAAGCTCATAGACCGGGAAAAGAGCCAAGTGGTCACTAGAATGAGAGGCACGCCTGGATATCTAGCTCCCGAATGGTTGACATCGCACATCACAGAAAAGGCTGATGTATATAGCTTTGGTGTGGTGGTAATGGAGATCGTCAGTGGAAGGAAGAACCTGGACACTTCTCGGTCTGAAAAGAGCATTCATCTTATTACCTTGCTGGAGGAGAACTTGAAGAATGATCGGTTGGTAGATTTGATTGATATGTGCAGTAGTAGTGACAGTCAGGCACAGGAGCAAGAAGCAATTCAGATGATAAAGCTTGCAATGTGGTGTTTGCAGATTGATTGCAAACGAAGGCCTAAAATGTCTGAGGTCGTAAAAGTCTTGGAGGGCACCATCAGTGCCGAAACTGATATAGATCATAACTTTGTTGTGACACATCGACCAAGCTTTGACGCTCCTGGAATTGCGGGCATGTCAGCTGCACCTCTGGCCTCAGAAGTGTCAGGCCCAAGGTGA